Proteins encoded in a region of the Anopheles aquasalis chromosome 2, idAnoAquaMG_Q_19, whole genome shotgun sequence genome:
- the LOC126569732 gene encoding uncharacterized protein LOC126569732 produces the protein MAPKRCVLVVALAVVAFGAVAYAESSKEESNVIQLINEIDGEERFPLFGGLTVERSSDYDVRAFGGRSNEDLAERAVRYLSSHTLKFNVPSEENTVEEARSSRLKKMLLPLLLALKFKMAIVLPILLAIVKFISLKGLIAGLLALKFSIFTVLKDLFEKKKERVTTAYITSAQPVNAEIVHQDWNRNGQAAAHELAYGAYPYSTLA, from the exons ATGGCCCCTAAGCGTTGTGTCCTGGTTGTTGCTCTGGCAGTGGTGGCCTTCGGTGCGGTTGCGTACGCCGAGTCCTCCAAGGAGGAGTCCAACGTGATCCAGCTGATCAACGAGATCGATGGCGAGGAGCGATTCCCTCTGTTCGGCGGCTTGACGGTTGAACGGTCCAGCGACTACGACGTTCGCGCCTTTGGTGGCCGCTCGAACGAGGATCTTGCCGAGCGCGCGGTTCGCTATCTGAGCTCGCACACGCTCAAGTTCAACGTGCCGTCGGAGGAAAACACCGTTGAAG AGGCTCGCAGCAGCCGCCtgaagaagatgctgctgcccctgctgtTGGCTCTGAAGTTCAAGATGGCCATCGTGCTCCCGATCCTGTTGGCGATCGTTAAATTCATTTCGCTCAAGGGACTCATCGCCGGTCTTCTGGCTCTGAAGTTCTCCA TCTTCACCGTGCTGAAGGATCTTttcgaaaagaagaaggagcgtGTGACCACCGCCTACATCACCAGCGCTCAGCCCGTGAATGCCGAGATCGTCCACCAGGACTGGAACCGCAATGGACAGGCTGCCGCCCATGAGCTGGCCTACGGAGCCTACCCGTACTCTACCCTGGCCTAA
- the LOC126575318 gene encoding uncharacterized protein LOC126575318 — protein sequence MFSSKVYVTVAVVLGVCLSNVQLVSSAIGGSTSGGGGSVFSSSKKMCDQRYNVNCLKLELVSFLERVTNQKEYNLMAGVSVVRDPGANITKTTDLIAEVTRIFPTNPEKRLDEFLLTKLNDYLQTHSLRLKFMDSDAFEKAREVFIGRKGKLGKKGGLETLIAGAMMMKGTLAAVGLGALALIAGKALMTGLLALMLAAIVGLKSLASGGGGGHKSTTYEIVAKPMYSHSHSEHDEVAHGHTGYGGYGRAYDLAYAGQKLH from the exons aTGTTCTCCTCCAAAGTGTACGTTACGGTTGCCGTTGTTCTAGGCGTCTGCCTTAGCAATGTGCAGCTAGTGAGCTCAGCGATCGGTGGCAgcacgagtggtggtggtggttctgtgTTTTCTTCATCGAAAAAAATGTGTGATCAGCGGTACAATGTCAATTGTTTGAAGCTGGAGCTAGTATCCTTTCTAGAACGAGTCACTAACCAGAAGGAGTACAATCTAATGGCGGGCGTTAGTGTGGTTCGTGATCCGGGTGCAAACATCACCAAAACGACCGATCTGATCGCAGAGGTGACGCGCATCTTTCCCACTAATCCGGAAAAGCGACTGGACGAGTTTCTGCTGACGAAGCTGAACGACTATCTGCAAACGCACTCCCTTCGGCTCAAGTTCATGGATAGCGATGCGTTCGAAAAGGCACGTGAAGTGTTTATCGGTCGCAAGGGCAAGCTTGGCAAAAAGGGTGGTCTGGAAACGCTGATCGCCGGCGCTATGATGATGAAAG GTACACTAGCGGCGGTTGGATTGGGCGCGTTGGCATTGATTGCTGGAAAAGCGTTAATGACGGGACTGCTGGCGCTTATGTTGGCCGCGATCGTAGGACTGAAGTCGCTTGccagtggaggtggtggtggccacaaatcAACCACCTACGAGATTGTCGCCAAACCGATGTATTCCCATTCCCACTCGGAACATGATGAGGTAGCCCACGGACACACGGGTTACGGAGGGTACGGAAGGGCGTACGATCTAGCTTACGCTGGACAAAAGCTTCACTGA
- the LOC126575334 gene encoding uncharacterized protein LOC126575334, whose translation MDYNHLFNPLSTVADGLSGALAGESVKFSASKSHVLDLHQSLRKTLDATSASGNWRPRKPLAKPSTASRSRSRINNRSMTRFLEVEIPAGMQQLDAPPQPTFQKKSTNPTNITGLAELYRSAEKSRGLENFFWKYFVDSDVSASTDDDDDGDMEAMDDAEGTKSAEARKKKFHIKKKYKKFLIPLLLAYKIKFLALVPAIIGGLILLVKSAGLAGFFFALFTAVVSLKKY comes from the exons ATGGACTACAACCACCTCTTCAACCCGTTGAGTACCGTTGCTGATGGCTTATCCGGAGCGCTGGCTGGGGAAAGCGTAAAATTTAGTGCCAGCAAGAGTCACGTGCTCGATCTGCATCAGTCACTGCGGAAGACGCTCGACGctaccagtgccagtggtaaTTGGCGGCCCCGGAAACCTCTGGCAAAACCTTCGACGgccagccggagccggagtcgCATCAACAATCGGTCAATGACTCGATTCCTGGAGGTCGAGATTCCCGCCGGAATGCAGCAGCTCGATGCGCCGCCTCAGCCGACGTTTCAGAAGAAGAGCACCAACCCAACCAACATCACCGGCCTGGCGGAACTCTACCGAAGTGCCGAGAAGTCTCGCGGCTTGGAGAACTTTTTCTGGAAGTATTTCGTCGACAGCG ACGTTTCCGcctccaccgacgacgacgacgacggcgacatgGAAGCCATGGACGACGCTGAAGGCACCAAGAGCGCGGAagcgaggaagaaaaagtTCCACATCaagaaaaagtacaaaaagTTTTTGATTCCATTGTTGCTGGCGTATAAAATAAAGTTCCTGGCATTGGTTCCGGCCATCATTGGTGGCCTGATATTGCTGGTGAAATCCGCTGGACTGGCCGGCTTCTTCTTTGCGCTCTTCACTGCCGTCGTCAGCCTGAAGAAGTACTAA
- the LOC126575328 gene encoding uncharacterized protein LOC126575328 has product MLGRFLLLLFGVLVVVGLGSATTNNNDTSVGSVTYLDVLRRITNLRGDDIRKNLRSLRDLAIQHGLIKMSEVNRGATEDDKEEQSSEGEESSLESSLEGDFGDGRKKGGGGGNNNNNIVVAGGGGGHDDGSFSISIEEGGNKKGKKGKKGKKGKKGGKKHRKQKRKGWKKHMKKAVPIGMGILALKALLLHFLLKKLVMATAFSLLLSKKSLLVSSLIALKLLLQQPHSSDKSESSKLEVVHIPIRKEAGSFHKKHQQQKLPSSKLKLPPLTVPTSTPTKPPALAFDQFDQFTGTDHSIQHTHQQMADFGGKYIPLGYESNHFHFDATPPSFGGSSNVEQFFDDADELQFDRKDEWDDGWSGWNRGEEPTKRYVVYEGGYGGWGDSNQQQQQQQQQQQNDYQTDHYRATPPSSPDHNQAYGAVLGDYAAVAAGGRQHLMNRRKRKF; this is encoded by the exons ATGTTGGGACggtttttgctgctactgttcggagtgctggtagtggttgggttgggcagtgccaccaccaacaacaacgatacATCCGTGGGCAGTGTGACATATCTGGACGTATTGCGAAGGATAACGAATTTGCGGGGCGACGATATCCGTAAAAACCTGCGATCACTACGGGACCTGGCCATACAGCATGGGTTGATCAAGATGAGTGAAGTGAATAGAGGCGCCACCGAAGACGACAAGGAAGAGCAGTCATCGGAAGGGGAAGAATCGTCGCTGGAGTCGTCCTTAGAAGGTGATTTTGGTGACG GTCGTAAGAAaggaggcggtggcggcaacaacaataataatatcgTCGTAGCTGGAGGGGGCGGTGGTCACGATGACGGATCGTTCTCGATCAGCATTGAGGAGGGTGGCAACAAGAAGGGCAAGAAGGGCAAAAAGGGCAAGAAGGGTAAAAAGGGGGGCAAAAAGCATCGCAAACAGAAGCGAAAAGGATGGAAGAAGCACATGAAGAAAGCGGTCCCGATCGGAATGGGCATTTTGGCGCTCAAAGCACTGCTGCTACACTTTCTGCTGAAGAAGCTGGTGATGGCGACGGccttctcgctgctgctgagtaAGAAGTCGCTGCTAGTGTCGTCGTTGATCGCGttgaagttgctgctgcagcagccccACAGTAGCGATAAGAGTGAGAGCAGCAAGCTGGAGGTGGTACACATTCCGATACGCAAGGAAGCGGGAAGCTTCCACAagaagcatcaacagcagaagcTCCCGTCCAGCAAACTGAAGCTACCGCCCCTGACCGTGCCAACGAGCACGCCAACGAAACCGCCCGCCCTGGCGTTCGATCAGTTCGATCAgttcaccggcaccgatcacTCGATCCAGCATACGCACCAGCAGATGGCGGACTTTGGTGGCAAGTACATTCCGCTCGGCTACGAGAGCAACCACTTTCATTTCGATGCGACGCCACCGTCGTTCGGTGGTTCGTCGAATGTGGAACAGTTCTTTGACGATGCCGATGAGCTGCAGTTCGATCGGAAGGATGAATGGGACGATGGTTGGAGTGGCTGGAATCGAGGCGAAGAGCCCACCAAGCGTTACGTGGTCTACGAAGGTGGTTACGGTGGATGGGGAGACtcgaaccaacagcagcaacagcaacagcagcagcagcagaatgatTACCAGACTGACCACTACCGCGCTACGCCTCCTTCCTCCCCCGATCACAACCAGGCGTATGGGGCGGTTCTGGGCGATTATGcggcagttgctgctggtggacgcCAGCACTTGATGAACAGGAGAAAGCGAAAGTTCTAA
- the LOC126569694 gene encoding uncharacterized protein LOC126569694 yields the protein MKVFIAIAALVAVSMAAPAPAEQSTATGGGAFNMMAKYFGSCLESEDMGTCFAVKGITALNRAARAANIELAPGVTFARDSSVPAERTGKAISENEIINTLPTDSEQKTDALFDLAIDSAKRLFSARSIQFKLPEEATENIARSLEEGRLLKKGKKLKKVLGPLVLAIGGKLFALLPLFLGGVALLAVKALLVSKVAFVLAAILAAQKFLGGGGGSPLNLLSKVAGGGSSGVSGGVAAGGAGGWSSGAASSGWSNAGAASAQYPYARSYDTAQELAYSGQVPAQ from the exons ATGAAAGTGTTTATCGCAATTGCTGCCCTTGTGGCCGTGAGCATGGCCGCCCCGGCCCCGGCAGAACagagcaccgccaccggcggtggtgcatTCAACATGATGGCCAAGTACTTCGGCTCCTGTCTGGAGAGTGAGGATATGGGCACCTGTTTCGCCGTGAAGGGCATCACCGCCCTCAACCGTGCTGCCCGCGCTGCCAACATCGAGCTGGCTCCTGGTGTTACTTTCGCAAG AGACTCCAGCGTACCGGCCGAGCGCACTGGTAAGGCCATCTCGGAGAACGAAATCATCAACACGCTGCCGACCGACTCGGAGCAGAAGACGGACGCCCTGTTCGATTTGGCCATCGATTCCGCCAAGCGGCTGTTCAGTGCCCGCTCCATCCAGTTCAAGCTGCCGGAGGAGGCCACCGAGAACATTGCCCGTTCCCTGGAGGAAGGTAGACTGTTGAAGAAAG gcaagaagctgaagaaggtgCTCGGCCCGCTCGTCCTGGCCATCGGTGGTAAGCTGTTCGCTCTGCTGCCCCTGTTCCTCGGTGGTGTCGCTCTGCTGGCCGTGAAGGCGCTGCTCGTGTCGAAGGTTGCGTTCGTGCTGGCCGCCATTCTGGCTGCCCAGAAGttcctcggtggtggcggtggatcgcCCCTGAATCTGCTGTCGAAggtcgctggcggtggttcgTCCGGTGTGAGCGGCGGTGTGGCGgccggcggtgctggtggatggtcGTCCGGTGCTGCTAGCTCCGGCTGGTCCAATGCTGGTGCGGCCTCCGCCCAGTACCCGTACGCCCGTAGCTACGACACTGCCCAGGAGCTCGCCTACAGTGGCCAGGTTCCGGCTCAGTAA